The following nucleotide sequence is from Staphylococcus chromogenes.
AACAATTTGCAGTATATCTTTACTACAAGTCGTCGGATTTGATGAATGTTCCATTTCTTGTTTCGCCTGTTCTGTCTTTAATCTCGTCATACGCATATTGTAAACACTCCTCTAATGTCCAGCCGTGTTGTTGTGCCAAAATTATTAATGTAACTACTGTGTCGCCTATACCGTCTTTTAATTCCTCTATACGGTTACGTGACATAGCTTTTGCAATTTCTCCTGATTCCTCCCACACTTTCAGCGCTTGTCTGTCAGTGTTTCCATTGTGTAATCCTTTATCAATACTCCACTGTTCTACTTGTTTGATTAATTTATCCATTTATTTGTCCTCCTTTGTAAGATTAAGTGTTCTAATTTCGTATAACACATTTACAATAAAAATTGCCGTGACAAAAGCTAATCCTTTTATTCCTTCAAACTTAGTAACCGAGATGAATAGCACCATCACAATCAACATAAAAACCAAACTACAAATCCTACCTACGTACTTGTTGTTGAGTCGATGATGGAGGAAATGTTCCGTCAATACACAAACAACAAAAGTAAGTATAAGCGTCCATGCAGTCATTCACTCGTCCTCCTCGTTACTCTTCATTTACTCTTCATTTACTCTTCATTACTCTTTGTTAATGCATTCTAAATTTAGTATCTATTAATGGAAGTTTTAACATTTACTTGTCCCCCTCATTCCATTTACTGCCTTCCTTAACTAACCCACGTACAGTTAATTCATGACTCAATCTAGTGTCATTCTTAAGCACCTCATCTAGTTTATGTCGCAAGTTGATGTACCACGTGTTGTGACTAACTGATAGCTTATAATTGATGTGGCGAGTGAATAAATCCACCACATCGTCTAGTTTTCGTCTGTATTCATCACGTTCTGCACGTAAACGGGTAATATCTTCGATGAGTGTGTCTCGTTCCGCTTTGTATGCGTCACGTTCTTTTTTTAGTCGTACGTGTTCAAATTCGATAAGACCTTTCATTCTACAAATTCCCCCTCGCGCCATATTAGCGTCATCGTATAGTCGTCATTCAATATATAAAAGGCTTTTGACAACGCCTTTGCGTCATCATCAACATCGCCTATAGCGCCGTTAATAGACTCACTAAAATACATATGCATGATTTGACCGTAATCACTTACAAACAACTCAATAAGGGTTGGTATTATAGTATCTTCGTCGATTTCTTCTTCAGTTTCTACTGTGAAAATATCTTCAGGCTCTACCAAAGTAGACTCATCAACACCAATCCAACTATCTTCATCAAAATATACACGCCCTCCTCGACTGGCTAGAAAACTTTCATTTTTTATCCCATTCTCCCAAGCCCACTCAATAAGTTCAGGTAGCGTCATTTCCTTTTTCGTTTTAATCTTTACCATTCCGCATAACCTCCAAATTAGATTTACTGTACTGCTTTTCTATCAACATCGTGACTTTGTCTTTATTTACATTGACGACAAAGCCCCTAATGCCTTTTACACTCAACTCATTCTGTACCTGCGTCGGCGTCTTGCCTGCACAGTCGTAAATGTAGTTAACACGTTTGATTGCCGTTAATTCCATGTGTCACGCCCTCTTTTCTCCACACGATCTAACCACGAATAAATAGATTCATCACTTTAAATCTTCCAGTATCTCATCGAATGTCTGAATCCCTCTGCCCTCTGTAATTTCTAAAATTACGCCATACACATATTGATTAATCGAAAACTCTTGTCTGTCCTGTTCTTTCGAAATATGTCCTGTACCTTGTCTAACATCTGTACATTGGACATATACTTTAGGCATTGCATAAATAGGCGTACTTAATCTTGATAAATCTTTAAGCATATACTGTACAAATCCCATTTCGCAAATTGTACCTTGATTGTGTGGTAAGTAATCGAATATTAGTATTTGACTTGTCGTCATACCTAGCGTGTCGTTATCCACAATTCGTTCTGCTAAATTATCTTGATTTGCATTGTCTTTATCATTAATATCTTTATCATCTTGCGGCGCATAAACTTCGTAACCTAGTTTAGTAAGTTCTGCTTTCTCATATGCACGTCGCATTTGGTCACCTAGATCTAACATGCCACCGCCTAAATATATTTGTTTCATCGCTTGTCCTCCTGCAAGAAATCACGATAACGTGTCGCATAATCGATAATCTTATTCAGTTCCTTCACTTCATCGTCTTTATAGCCTAAACGATCA
It contains:
- a CDS encoding nucleoside 2-deoxyribosyltransferase; this encodes MKQIYLGGGMLDLGDQMRRAYEKAELTKLGYEVYAPQDDKDINDKDNANQDNLAERIVDNDTLGMTTSQILIFDYLPHNQGTICEMGFVQYMLKDLSRLSTPIYAMPKVYVQCTDVRQGTGHISKEQDRQEFSINQYVYGVILEITEGRGIQTFDEILEDLK
- a CDS encoding MazG-like family protein is translated as MDKLIKQVEQWSIDKGLHNGNTDRQALKVWEESGEIAKAMSRNRIEELKDGIGDTVVTLIILAQQHGWTLEECLQYAYDEIKDRTGETRNGTFIKSDDL